A single genomic interval of Hydractinia symbiolongicarpus strain clone_291-10 chromosome 8, HSymV2.1, whole genome shotgun sequence harbors:
- the LOC130653828 gene encoding adhesion G-protein coupled receptor D1-like has product MQVKGFEIPSKHQFILSLITYIGCGASITACMALILSYMMCGRLAKIDRNIIHINLALAIAIANGLFIAADSVFKYQHLCFGVSVAMFYTYLASFFWMLVEGIHVYLMIIKVFKSSRQMRVYMVIGWVLPAIIVTLTAFKFHENFTREDFCWLSLENEVIWVFVGPALFVLVVNTIILIATLNASHKMSVDETEFSRLQRIARLTLLLMPIFGLTWVFGVLAVNKQLLIFQYVFVGINAFQGVFIFICYCLLNNEVKREYQRVRRKSQYSSSKSNGVSENGFSTYIHPYQRRRLKGALSVEDSLAAVQLTKYDTTYPTYYAPDSRREPSENFSDTLTKRLKKQYSIELLQLQQNDADDDTRDVASVCSLLPHEEADFNFRSSTFLDAASNSDKQSTIASEMLDDNTPYKTFHNTNGLVLKAYQV; this is encoded by the exons ATGCAAGTGAAAGGATTTGAG ATTCCTTCTAAACATCAGTTCATTCTCAGCCTTATCACTTATATTGGTTGTGGAGCATCAATCACAGCTTGTATGGCTTTGATACTTTCGTACATGATGTGCGG CCGATTAGCGAAGATCGATCGGAATATTATTCATATAAATTTAGCCTTAGCAATCGCCATTGCAAATGGACTGTTTATTGCCGCTGATTCCGTCTTCAAGTATCAG CATTTATGTTTTGGTGTGTCTGTTGCCATGTTCTACACGTATTTGGCTTCTTTCTTCTGGATGCTGGTCGAAGGAATTCATGTGTATCTGATGATTATTAAAGTATTTAAAAGTTCACGTCAGATGAGGGTATATATGGTGATTGGGTGGG TATTGCCAGCCATTATTGTTACCCTGACAGCTTTTAAATTTCATGAGAATTTTACACGAGAGGATTTTTGTTGGTTATCTCTGGAGAATGAAGTAATCTGGGTATTTGTAGGCCCAGCGCTGTTTGTGCTCGTTGTCAACACTATTATACTGATCGCTACTTTAAACGCGTCTCATAAGATGTCCGTTGACGAAACCGAATTCAGTAGATTACAACGAATAGCACGTCTTACACTGCTTCTTATGCCTATATTTGGATTGACATGGGTGTTTGGAGTGTTGGCTGTAAACAAACAGCTTCTTATCTTTCAGTATGTGTTTGTGGGTATTAATGCATTTCaaggtgtttttatttttatttgttactgTTTGCTAAACAATGAAGTTAAACGGGAGTACCAAAGAGTGAGACGAAAATCTCAGTATTCTTCATCAAAGTCAAATGGTGTTTCAGAGAATGGGTTTTCTACCTACATTCATCCGTATCAACGTAGGCGACTAAAGGGAGCACTGTCAGTAGAGGACAGTTTAGCTGCCGTGCAACTGACTAAATACGACACGACTTATCCAACATATTATGCTCCGGACAGTAGAAGAGAGCCGAGCGAAAATTTCTCAGATACACTCAcaaaaagattaaagaaacaGTATTCGATCGAGCTTCTGCAACTGCAACAGAATGATGCTGATGACGATACAAGAGATGTTGCGTCTGTCTGCAGTTTGTTACCTCACGAGGAAGCTGATTTTAACTTTCGCTCTAGCACGTTTCTAGACGCAGCTTCGAATAGTGACAAACAGTCGACAATCGCTAGTGAAATGTTAGACGATAACACACCCTATAAAACTTTTCATAATACCAATGGCCTTGTTTTAAAAGCTTATCAGGTGTAA
- the LOC130654326 gene encoding mucin-5AC-like, translated as MYKYFPLLFYVTTVLCLKRCQEQSRLYFLIDSTNTTTSRDFGVQIDIVRYILNEYKSFKLTLSVQVYHNDQCLNNTDFPSLGFHDLSDPKVIKRRLNSLQHVSTNYTFDKQCALQMLPNSLIFDSNENRYSIILAKYESLKNIIDQKEHVKFRQGGSYILALMYNSTKNEKGVFARRVPNIADMIPAIMKYACPSYAPASTSYEKIAPTSTRYEKIVSRSTASGKIAPTSATYKKIISRSTAYKKTASASTMFRKVALLSTTLEKIAPTSTSLENFAPTLTTHKKIIVSGPSSKNQISTTSILRSVLLHGTVSRKVKSDFTEVCSTPSLSHLPSNVDVKSSVPLESIVYKSDVVTKSRNKETFSTTTPIELQSQKYNTLFSSGVSSFSASRYVATSKVYSERSLSSLLTSVEYTSSTIKVIPTKSSYMLQAPSTSIKHKSNYAKVDCESSKISPTMSTLKQYFDSSSYRTSLSTPFFLPSSYIKTSLPATSNKHSVSSDKKTLIMTQSTTLISPSLVQYNTTIREIQSTLGSSFMSSSNVVFKTVFRQCTTVNKAEKSSIITLPSITGTLPVYFSTLSRVSPSVLYPTDVISFTNKAGASAMRRSNNRVETTMLKETVSRLLTRSSMFPTQQVVPSSSNKLAYSSKAVVLPAWKRLSKEIDDFIQQNLTDSQLKSEEWTKEFINQSSKFFDNISFIKEYRTIKQISVNLVEYIEEVFLKVGKHLPSGGIIKRTEENLDVEISAIDTKRFNGYSFENGQGKNEIVLPKTIFQNFSSDKAVIVGMIFRTPRSFESFDDHFEPAEDIISLSVEPSVEYNLVENPLSYQLQVKENNFSGYKCVFWNNSDWDEYGCRVSHVNGTSVTCNCNP; from the exons GCTGTCAAGAACAAAGTCGACTTTATTTTCTGATCGATTCAACTAACACCACAACCTCCCGCGACTTTGGTGTTCAAATTGATATTGTACGTTACATTTTAAACGAATACAAGTCGTTCAAGTTAACATTAAGTGTACAGGTATATCATAATGACCAGTGTTTAAATAATACGGACTTTCCTTCCTTGGGCTTTCATGATTTGTCTGACCCTAAAGTGATTAAGAGGAGGTTGAATTCATTACAACATGTTAGCACTAACTACACGTTCGATAAACAATGTGCTTTACAAATGCTCCCGAACAGTCTAATCTTTGATTCAAATGAAAACAGGTACAGTATTATATTAGCGAAATATGaatcattaaaaaatataattgatcAGAAAGAACACGTTAAATTCAGACAAGGTGGGAGTTATATTCTAGCGCTTATGTATAATTCTACTAAAAACGAGAAAGGTGTATTTGCACGGAGAGTACCCAACATTGCAGATATGATACCAGCCATAATGAAATATGCTTGTCCTTCCTACGCCCCAGCCTCCACAAGTTACGAAAAAATCGCACCGACGTCAACGAGGTATGAAAAAATTGTATCACGGTCGACGGCCTCTGGTAAAATCGCACCGACGTCGGCGacgtataaaaaaattatatcacgGTCGACGGCGTATAAAAAAACTGCATCAGCGTCCACCATGTTTAGGAAAGTCGCACTATTGTCGACGACGTTGGAAAAAATTGCACCGACATCTACGTCGCTTGAAAACTTTGCACCGACATTGACGACGCATAAAAAGATTATTGTAAGTGGTCCTTCGTCTAAAAATCAAATATCAACTACTTCGATACTACGCTCTGTCCTACTGCACGGAACTGTATCAAGAAAAGTTAAATCAGATTTTACGGAAGTATGTTCGACACCGTCTCTTTCTCATTTACCTTCCAACGTAGACGTAAAATCCAGTGTGCCGTTAGAAAGTATAGTTTACAAGAGCGACGTAGTAACGAAGTCTCGTAATAAAGAAACGTTTTCTACTACCACGCCTATAGAATTACAATCGCAAAAATACAACACATTGTTTTCGTCAGGAGTCAGTAGCTTTTCAGCATCCAGGTATGTCGCAACATCAAAAGTATACTCTGAACGCTCCCTCTCCTCCCTCTTAACATCTGTGGAATATACGTCTTCAACTATAAAGGTTATTCCGACAAAATCGTCATATATGCTGCAAGCACCTTCAACATCGATCAAACATAAGTCCAACTACGCTAAAGTTGACTGTGAGTCGTCCAAGATATCGCCAACAATGTCAacgttaaaacaatattttgactCATCTTCCTATAGAACGTCACTTTCAACGCCTTTTTTCTTGCCGTCGTCGTATATCAAGACGTCACTTCCTGCGACTTCGAACAAACATTCTGTTAGTTCTGATAAAAAGACTCTAATAATGACCCAATCCACAACGTTAATTTCGCCATCGCTGGTGCAATATAATACCACCATTAGAGAGATACAAAGCACTTTAGGTTCATCCTTTATGTCGTCATCAAACGTTGTCTTTAAAACCGTTTTCCGCCAATGTACAACTGTAAACAAAGCAGAAAAATCGTCAATCATTACTTTACCGTCTATAACTGGTACTTTACCAGTTTATTTCAGCACCCTGTCACGAGTTAGCCCGTCTGTTTTATATCCAACTGATGTCATATCTTTCACGAATAAAGCAGGGGCCAGTGCAATGAGGCGAAGCAACAACAGAGTCGAAACAACAATGCTAAAAGAAACTGTATCCAGATTACTGACAAGATCAAGTATGTTTCCGACACAACAAGTCGTCCCCTCTTCATCAAACAAACTAG CCTACTCATCAAAAGCTGTCGTTTTACCCGCGTGGAAGAGATTATCAAAGg AAATCGATGACTTTATTCAACAGAATCTTACAGATAGTCAGTTGAAGAGCGAAGAATGGACAAAG GAATTTATTAATCAATCTTCAAAGTTTTTCGACAACATTAGTTTTATAAAAGAGTATAGAACT ATCAAACAAATATCAGTGAATTTGGTTGAATACATCGAAGAAGTGTTCTTAAAAGTTGGAAAGCATCTTCCTTCTGGTGGAATTATAAAACGCACGGAGGAGAATCTAG ATGTCGAAATCAGTGCAATTGATACGAAACGATTTAATGGCTACAGTTTTGAAAATGGGCAAGGAAAGAATGAAATAGTCTTACCAAAAAccatatttcaaaatttttcttcAG ACAAAGCTGTTATAGTAGGGATGATATTTCGAACGCCAAGATCTTTCGAATCATTCGA TGATCACTTCGAGCCAGCTGAAGATATAATATCATTGTCAGTGGAACCTTCTGTTGAATATAATTTGGTTGAAAACCCCCTCTCCTATCAGCTACAGGTTAAAGAG AACAACTTTTCTGGGTATAAATGCGTGTTTTGGAATAACAG CGATTGGGATGAGTACGGTTGCAGAGTTTCTCATGTCAATGGAACATCAGTCACGTGCAATTGCAATCCATGA